In a genomic window of Hyphomonas sp.:
- a CDS encoding heavy-metal-associated domain-containing protein, with product MKRTWMIAGLAGLALAGGLAVAGAQNAPDASVEVEQATARFTIGNMTCATCPIAVRKAMMRVEGVKSVDIDYAARTAEVVYDTAATTPELIAAASTDVGYPASVTDG from the coding sequence ATGAAACGCACATGGATGATCGCCGGACTGGCAGGTCTGGCACTCGCGGGGGGGCTCGCAGTCGCCGGCGCGCAGAATGCTCCGGATGCCTCGGTGGAGGTCGAACAGGCGACAGCCCGTTTTACGATCGGAAACATGACCTGCGCGACATGTCCGATTGCTGTCAGGAAAGCGATGATGCGTGTCGAGGGCGTTAAATCTGTCGATATCGATTATGCGGCCAGGACCGCAGAAGTGGTTTACGATACGGCGGCGACAACGCCTGAGCTGATCGCTGCGGCTTCAACCGATGTAGGATACCCGGCAAGCGTTACGGACGGTTGA
- the merA gene encoding mercury(II) reductase, with product MNQTVKTGDCCSVNKNGDDSYDLIVIGAGSAGFSASISAAEAGRRVAMVGHGTIGGTCVNVGCVPSKAMIRAGEAVHAGTAAARFPGIEPCAQSVDWSAVVKGTADLVDEMRQKKYIDLLPSYENVTYIEEGAARLIEGGIEVGGRIIAAPKVLIATGSRPFLPEIDGIETVEALDSWDLLSLPDQPESILVLGGGYIGCELAQMASRLGVKVTLVTRSRLLPGVEPEVAKALTDALKAEGVAVETGLSYRSVRRSDGGVTLTIERGGKPVTLSAQRLVATTGRVANSEDLGLREFGIETDARGSIKVGADMATTRPGVWAAGDVTDRDQFVYMAAYGAKVAANNALGLQDLRYDNGAMPWVVFTDPQVAGVGLSEVQAKAAGHDVKASVLTLDHVARAAAARDTRGVIKLVADAKTDRLLGGQIAAPEGSDAIQTLAMALKFGMTSKALGETIFPYLTTVEGLKLAAQTFDKDVAKLSCCAG from the coding sequence ATGAATCAAACCGTAAAGACAGGCGATTGCTGCTCCGTCAATAAAAACGGCGACGACAGCTATGACCTCATCGTCATAGGTGCTGGCTCGGCCGGGTTTTCGGCTTCGATTAGCGCGGCCGAGGCCGGCAGGCGCGTGGCCATGGTTGGGCATGGCACCATCGGCGGCACCTGCGTCAATGTCGGCTGCGTGCCGTCCAAGGCGATGATACGGGCCGGTGAAGCGGTGCATGCTGGTACAGCGGCGGCACGGTTTCCGGGCATTGAGCCCTGTGCGCAGAGCGTGGACTGGTCGGCGGTCGTCAAGGGCACGGCCGATCTGGTCGACGAGATGCGCCAGAAAAAATACATCGACCTGCTGCCTTCCTATGAGAATGTCACCTATATCGAGGAAGGTGCCGCACGCCTGATCGAAGGTGGGATTGAGGTCGGCGGGCGGATCATCGCTGCACCGAAGGTTCTGATCGCCACCGGCTCGCGCCCTTTCTTGCCGGAAATTGACGGGATCGAGACCGTGGAGGCGCTGGATTCCTGGGACCTTCTCAGCCTGCCCGATCAGCCCGAAAGCATCCTGGTACTGGGCGGCGGCTATATTGGCTGTGAACTGGCGCAGATGGCGTCGCGGCTGGGCGTCAAGGTTACACTGGTCACGCGTTCGCGCCTTCTGCCCGGCGTGGAACCGGAAGTGGCCAAGGCGTTGACCGACGCGTTGAAGGCTGAGGGGGTCGCGGTCGAGACCGGCCTGTCCTACCGATCGGTGAGACGGAGTGACGGCGGCGTCACGCTGACAATCGAACGGGGTGGAAAGCCTGTGACCCTCTCCGCTCAGCGGCTTGTGGCCACCACAGGCCGGGTGGCCAATTCCGAAGACCTCGGCTTGCGCGAGTTCGGCATCGAGACCGATGCGCGTGGATCGATCAAGGTCGGAGCCGACATGGCCACAACGCGGCCTGGCGTCTGGGCAGCGGGTGATGTCACCGATCGCGACCAGTTCGTCTACATGGCCGCTTATGGGGCCAAGGTGGCGGCCAACAATGCGCTCGGGCTTCAGGATTTGCGCTATGACAATGGGGCCATGCCCTGGGTCGTGTTCACCGATCCGCAGGTCGCCGGCGTCGGCCTTTCCGAGGTGCAGGCGAAGGCAGCCGGTCATGACGTCAAGGCCAGCGTGCTGACGCTGGACCACGTGGCACGCGCCGCCGCCGCCCGCGATACCCGCGGCGTCATCAAGCTGGTCGCGGATGCGAAGACCGACCGCCTCCTGGGCGGACAGATCGCGGCGCCCGAAGGGTCTGATGCGATTCAGACGCTGGCTATGGCGTTGAAGTTCGGCATGACGAGCAAGGCGCTTGGCGAGACAATTTTTCCATACCTGACAACTGTTGAAGGGTTAAAATTGGCGGCACAGACGTTCGACAAGGACGTGGCGAAGCTTTCATGCTGCGCAGGCTGA
- a CDS encoding FAD-dependent oxidoreductase: MCLSPGRVPKMDRLNLEVACAECTRRGIQVNTSMRTSDPAVFAAGECGDSGLNLIPATPPTSGRWCDFEYLIEAASPCLVTSQGRNNESNRKDRRLLLRQ, encoded by the coding sequence ATGTGCCTCAGCCCCGGCCGGGTACCAAAAATGGACAGGCTGAACCTTGAAGTTGCCTGCGCCGAGTGCACTCGGCGGGGCATCCAGGTGAACACATCGATGCGTACGAGCGATCCCGCGGTCTTCGCCGCAGGCGAATGCGGCGACAGCGGCCTCAACCTGATCCCGGCCACGCCTCCGACATCGGGTCGATGGTGTGATTTTGAATACTTGATCGAGGCCGCGTCGCCATGCCTGGTCACAAGCCAAGGAAGAAATAATGAATCAAACCGTAAAGACAGGCGATTGCTGCTCCGTCAATAA
- a CDS encoding copper-binding protein — protein MKTLVRKTAVTGAILGLALIGPALAQEAGMKMDSMKDMDMSGMSCCGDMAPGFGVINGVDLDARTVNISHDPIKKIGWGEMTMDFEVGGMVALDKFENGDNVHFMLKQDDSDNYDIAMMMPIGGDPDAFKLSMMSMMKGKGMMDCNMGGHGSMSGMSGKDHDDTDH, from the coding sequence ATGAAAACCCTCGTCAGAAAGACAGCAGTCACAGGCGCAATCCTCGGACTGGCCCTGATTGGTCCGGCGCTCGCCCAGGAGGCCGGCATGAAAATGGACAGCATGAAAGACATGGACATGTCCGGCATGAGCTGCTGCGGCGACATGGCGCCCGGCTTTGGCGTCATTAACGGCGTCGATCTGGATGCCCGAACCGTCAATATTTCACACGATCCGATCAAGAAGATCGGCTGGGGTGAAATGACAATGGACTTCGAGGTCGGCGGAATGGTTGCGCTCGACAAATTCGAGAATGGCGACAACGTCCATTTCATGCTCAAGCAGGACGACAGCGACAATTATGATATCGCCATGATGATGCCGATCGGCGGCGATCCGGATGCTTTCAAACTATCCATGATGTCGATGATGAAAGGCAAAGGCATGATGGACTGCAACATGGGCGGACACGGATCCATGTCCGGCATGTCAGGCAAGGATCATGACGACACCGATCACTAG
- a CDS encoding copper-binding protein translates to MTTPITSRSSVSSKKFVNQVPAAFRGRNACVSRLVHQEIPMTQRILITAFLLGSASLTACSDPESRTPPASGPADQTRPEPFEQADEAMPGDTGRATGRITSLDRDDGRVTIDHGPFEGIAMGAMTMSFALMGDLELTDLSEGDDVIFQVKRGRDGSHRIMEICSIPANGRDCPDQETVYPHNPPDQ, encoded by the coding sequence ATGACGACACCGATCACTAGCCGGTCCTCTGTTTCAAGCAAAAAATTCGTAAATCAGGTTCCGGCCGCGTTCCGCGGCCGGAATGCCTGCGTCTCCCGATTAGTTCACCAGGAAATCCCAATGACTCAAAGAATTCTGATTACCGCCTTCTTGTTAGGTTCCGCTTCCCTGACAGCCTGCAGTGACCCCGAAAGCCGAACGCCGCCAGCATCCGGCCCTGCGGACCAGACCAGGCCTGAACCGTTCGAACAGGCAGATGAAGCTATGCCCGGCGATACTGGACGGGCCACGGGCAGGATCACATCCCTTGATCGCGACGACGGCCGGGTCACCATCGACCATGGCCCTTTCGAAGGCATCGCCATGGGCGCGATGACCATGAGTTTCGCTTTAATGGGCGATCTTGAGCTGACTGACCTCTCTGAAGGCGATGACGTGATCTTCCAGGTCAAACGGGGCCGGGACGGTTCTCATCGCATCATGGAAATTTGCAGCATTCCCGCGAATGGCCGCGACTGCCCGGACCAAGAAACAGTCTATCCGCACAACCCTCCAGATCAGTAA
- a CDS encoding YnfA family protein, with protein sequence MLIYAGAATAEIAGCFAFWAWLRLGKSAFWLVPGMISLVVFAWLLTLVEASAAGRAYAAYGGVYITSSLIWLWTIEGIRPDRWDLIGVVTCLIGAAVILFGPRMPV encoded by the coding sequence TTGTTGATCTATGCTGGCGCGGCAACCGCCGAAATTGCCGGTTGTTTTGCATTCTGGGCCTGGCTGCGGCTTGGAAAGTCCGCTTTCTGGCTGGTTCCGGGGATGATATCCCTTGTTGTATTCGCTTGGCTGCTGACACTGGTGGAAGCGTCTGCAGCCGGGCGCGCCTATGCCGCCTATGGTGGGGTTTACATAACTTCCTCGCTCATCTGGCTATGGACCATTGAGGGGATTCGTCCCGACCGCTGGGATCTGATAGGGGTTGTAACCTGTCTGATCGGGGCTGCGGTTATTCTTTTTGGTCCGCGCATGCCAGTTTGA
- a CDS encoding CusA/CzcA family heavy metal efflux RND transporter: MINLMHRLAGGRLLAAIAALALSIGGLFAFRSLPVDAFPDPSPSLVQVFTETEGLSPEEVERYVTYPIETAMSGLPKVDEIRSTSNFGLSVINIYFEDGTDVYFARQVVGERLGEAADAIPDGFGTPKMGPISTGLGIIMYYRLVDETGERSLVELREIADWMIKYPLQSVEGVTEVLSLGGFEKQYQVRLDPDQLTSYDLSVGEVIAALESANRTAGAQFIEIGAEQYTVRGVGLARSLDDLRETPVKTVDGRTVRVNDLGEVAIGGGVRQGLATANGEGETVAGLVLKLYGTNTSEVIENAQARFDEINQSLPDGVKAVPYYDQGTLVKKAAATVTTALWQGALLVAVIVFLFLGGWRPSLVVVMAIPFSVGFAFIAMKFLGIGANLMTLGGVAIAIGMMVDGAIVIAENVDRGLRERREGEDSRTTVARASAEVIAPLIAAVLVVIIVFLPLFSLQGTEGKTFRPLAASAALAMTGSLIYAALIAPAMALGLMRPPKSNSQESDSRLVSLIKPLAAFFVRRRLAAVGLAGVLLLVGGLSATRLGSEFTPALEEGDVLLRVTMAPSISLTEAKETSTRIETRLLEAFPEISSIVSRIGRGEVGAHADPVNSIEAFVALKPRSEWRNGISPDELRASISENLGGFPGVRVNVGQPIAMSVDELLTGTKAQLAVKIFGPDTEVLLEGSQDLQSILQEIPGATDVQADQITGAPQLVVSLNRPALGRYGLSVEEALDALRSGVGGAEAGAVFEGVRQFPVIVRYAEEDRNTPAAIGRIILESSSGARVPLESVANIREIVGPRQITRENGERFITVQLNVRGRDIGSYVADAQQSVASQLDLPAGYRVEWGGQFELQQEANARFAVVIPITLGIVFLILLLTFGRMKSAILILLNIPLALTGGAMALWIAGLPISVPATVGFIALFGIALGNGMVLVSFMDDFAREGRGRDELAVEAAGLRARPVLMTALTTALGLAPLLFASGVGAEVQRPLATVVMGGLVSSTVLTLLVLPALHRWFAPKPDAHHSLLEAEHVHPS; the protein is encoded by the coding sequence ATGATCAATCTGATGCACCGCCTTGCGGGTGGACGGCTGCTTGCCGCCATTGCCGCACTCGCCCTGTCGATCGGGGGGCTGTTTGCCTTTCGCAGCCTGCCTGTCGACGCTTTTCCCGATCCCTCACCTTCTCTGGTCCAAGTCTTCACCGAAACTGAAGGCCTGTCGCCCGAAGAGGTCGAACGCTATGTCACCTATCCGATCGAGACGGCCATGTCCGGCCTCCCCAAGGTCGACGAGATCCGCTCGACATCCAATTTTGGCCTGTCTGTCATCAATATCTATTTCGAGGACGGCACGGACGTCTATTTTGCCCGCCAGGTCGTCGGTGAGCGCCTCGGCGAGGCCGCCGACGCCATTCCCGACGGTTTCGGCACACCCAAGATGGGGCCGATTTCGACCGGCCTTGGTATCATCATGTACTATCGGCTCGTCGATGAGACCGGCGAGCGGTCGCTGGTTGAGCTGCGCGAGATTGCCGACTGGATGATCAAGTATCCGCTCCAGTCGGTTGAAGGGGTGACGGAGGTTCTGTCACTAGGGGGTTTCGAGAAGCAGTACCAGGTCCGCCTCGATCCCGATCAGCTGACATCCTATGACCTCAGCGTCGGCGAGGTGATTGCCGCCCTGGAGAGCGCCAATCGGACGGCCGGCGCGCAATTCATCGAAATTGGCGCCGAACAGTACACGGTGCGCGGGGTCGGGCTCGCTCGATCTCTCGATGATCTGCGTGAAACGCCGGTCAAGACCGTGGATGGACGAACCGTCCGCGTCAACGACCTCGGTGAAGTCGCCATCGGCGGCGGCGTCCGGCAGGGGCTCGCAACTGCCAATGGCGAAGGGGAGACCGTCGCCGGTCTCGTCCTGAAACTTTATGGCACAAACACGTCTGAGGTGATCGAGAACGCGCAAGCGCGCTTCGACGAGATCAACCAGTCGCTTCCGGATGGCGTCAAAGCCGTTCCGTATTATGATCAGGGCACGCTGGTGAAAAAGGCGGCTGCGACCGTGACGACCGCGCTCTGGCAGGGCGCGCTCCTGGTCGCCGTCATCGTCTTCCTGTTCCTCGGCGGCTGGCGTCCAAGCCTCGTGGTTGTCATGGCCATACCCTTCTCGGTCGGCTTTGCCTTCATCGCGATGAAATTCCTCGGCATCGGGGCCAATCTGATGACGCTGGGCGGGGTGGCGATCGCCATCGGGATGATGGTCGACGGCGCCATCGTCATCGCCGAGAACGTGGATCGCGGCTTGCGCGAACGACGCGAGGGTGAAGATAGCCGCACGACGGTCGCGCGAGCGAGCGCCGAAGTGATCGCGCCGCTGATTGCTGCCGTCCTCGTGGTGATCATTGTCTTCCTGCCGCTCTTTTCGCTACAGGGCACTGAAGGCAAGACGTTTCGGCCGCTCGCCGCTTCTGCCGCGCTCGCCATGACAGGGTCGCTGATCTATGCCGCGCTCATCGCTCCGGCGATGGCGCTCGGCCTCATGCGTCCGCCCAAGAGCAATAGCCAGGAGAGCGACAGCCGGCTTGTTTCGCTGATCAAGCCGCTTGCGGCCTTCTTCGTCCGGCGACGTCTCGCGGCGGTCGGGCTAGCAGGCGTCCTGCTTCTGGTTGGGGGCCTCTCAGCGACACGCCTTGGCTCGGAGTTCACGCCTGCGCTGGAGGAAGGCGATGTCCTGTTGCGTGTGACGATGGCGCCGTCCATCTCGCTAACCGAAGCAAAGGAAACGTCGACCCGCATCGAGACAAGACTGCTTGAAGCCTTCCCCGAGATCAGTTCCATTGTCAGCCGGATCGGCCGTGGGGAAGTCGGCGCGCATGCCGACCCGGTGAACAGTATCGAGGCCTTCGTGGCGCTCAAACCCCGAAGCGAATGGCGCAATGGCATCAGCCCGGATGAACTCCGGGCGTCGATCTCCGAGAATCTCGGCGGCTTTCCAGGCGTCAGGGTTAATGTCGGCCAGCCAATCGCCATGTCGGTTGATGAGCTCCTGACCGGCACAAAGGCGCAGCTGGCGGTCAAGATCTTCGGTCCGGATACGGAGGTCCTGCTCGAAGGCTCGCAGGACTTGCAGTCCATTCTTCAGGAAATTCCTGGGGCGACCGACGTCCAGGCCGATCAGATCACCGGCGCGCCGCAGCTTGTGGTCTCGCTCAACCGTCCTGCGCTCGGCCGGTATGGACTGAGCGTGGAGGAGGCGCTCGATGCCTTGCGTTCCGGCGTCGGCGGGGCAGAGGCTGGTGCCGTTTTTGAGGGAGTGCGCCAGTTTCCCGTCATCGTGCGCTATGCCGAAGAGGACCGCAACACGCCCGCGGCCATCGGACGGATTATTCTGGAATCGTCCAGCGGCGCACGGGTTCCACTCGAAAGCGTGGCAAACATCAGGGAGATTGTCGGTCCACGTCAGATCACGCGCGAGAATGGTGAGCGATTCATCACCGTTCAGCTCAATGTGAGAGGACGCGATATTGGCAGCTATGTCGCTGATGCGCAGCAATCGGTCGCCAGCCAGCTCGACCTGCCGGCTGGTTATCGCGTCGAATGGGGCGGACAGTTCGAACTCCAGCAGGAAGCGAATGCGCGGTTCGCGGTCGTGATCCCGATCACGCTCGGTATCGTATTCCTGATCCTGCTATTGACGTTCGGGCGCATGAAATCGGCCATCCTGATCCTGCTCAACATTCCGCTGGCGCTGACCGGCGGGGCGATGGCGCTCTGGATTGCAGGCCTGCCGATCTCGGTGCCTGCGACGGTCGGCTTTATTGCCCTGTTCGGTATCGCGCTCGGCAATGGCATGGTGCTGGTCAGTTTCATGGATGATTTTGCCAGGGAGGGCCGTGGTCGCGATGAACTTGCCGTCGAGGCGGCAGGCTTGCGGGCACGTCCTGTGCTGATGACCGCCCTTACGACGGCGCTCGGCCTTGCGCCGCTGCTCTTCGCAAGTGGTGTCGGTGCTGAAGTGCAGCGGCCACTGGCCACGGTGGTCATGGGCGGGCTGGTCTCCTCGACCGTGCTAACTTTGCTGGTGCTACCCGCCCTTCACCGCTGGTTCGCACCAAAGCCCGACGCGCACCATTCCTTGTTGGAGGCCGAGCATGTTCATCCATCGTGA
- a CDS encoding efflux RND transporter periplasmic adaptor subunit produces MKLNLFYAALLSPALLYLGACGSDASDSSGANRTPPQAEDGHDDHEDGSDEEHESHDEADGDDHEGHEEGGGHTEHEGEGGDHVELTAEEAEAAGIRTGRAQTGAVSGQLELPAEIRFDADRVARVSPQVEGTVAQLYAGEGDIVKAGATLARLTSRELAGLKADYLNALSAERLAQAELEREENLWEQKITAEADLQSARAAFAAANAGREAAENRLHAIGIGHGTLDKLNEAADGSLAQAYVTAPLAGEVIQRSVSLGETVSAGGAPIFVIIDDSVVWADIAVYKEDLGKVSEGQTVTFQQEGGRVLAEGTISNVLPVINEASRTATARVIVDNAEHRLKPGQFVTARIDTGEGRPVVRVPSDAIVSVEDRISVFVPTDDGFEPREVRTGDSARGYTEIISGLEADEAFVAEGAFTLKAQLEKDAFGDGHAH; encoded by the coding sequence ATGAAACTGAATTTATTCTATGCGGCGCTGCTTTCGCCAGCGCTTTTGTATCTTGGTGCTTGCGGCAGTGACGCCTCCGATTCGTCTGGTGCAAACCGGACGCCCCCACAAGCCGAAGATGGCCATGACGACCACGAAGACGGTAGTGATGAGGAGCATGAAAGCCATGATGAGGCCGATGGCGACGATCATGAGGGACATGAAGAAGGAGGCGGTCATACCGAACACGAAGGTGAAGGCGGCGATCATGTCGAGCTGACCGCCGAGGAGGCGGAAGCTGCCGGTATCCGGACCGGGCGAGCCCAGACCGGAGCGGTTTCGGGCCAGCTGGAACTGCCGGCCGAGATCCGTTTCGATGCGGACCGTGTCGCAAGGGTCTCGCCACAGGTCGAGGGCACCGTTGCCCAACTTTATGCAGGCGAAGGCGATATCGTGAAAGCCGGCGCCACGCTTGCCCGGCTGACCAGTCGTGAACTCGCCGGCCTAAAGGCCGATTATCTGAATGCCCTGAGCGCCGAGCGCCTCGCGCAAGCCGAGCTTGAGCGTGAGGAAAACCTCTGGGAGCAGAAAATCACCGCCGAGGCTGATCTGCAGTCGGCGCGTGCGGCATTCGCTGCAGCTAATGCCGGCCGGGAAGCTGCTGAAAACAGGCTTCATGCGATCGGCATTGGTCATGGCACACTGGACAAGCTTAATGAAGCTGCGGATGGGTCACTTGCACAAGCCTATGTGACGGCTCCCCTTGCCGGAGAGGTGATTCAGCGGAGCGTTTCTCTTGGAGAAACCGTATCGGCTGGCGGCGCGCCCATCTTTGTCATCATCGATGATAGCGTCGTCTGGGCCGACATCGCCGTCTACAAGGAAGATCTCGGCAAGGTCAGCGAAGGCCAGACCGTGACATTCCAGCAGGAGGGTGGCCGCGTCCTGGCCGAGGGGACAATTTCAAATGTCCTGCCTGTCATCAATGAGGCATCCCGCACTGCGACCGCGCGGGTCATTGTCGACAATGCCGAACACAGGCTGAAGCCCGGTCAGTTCGTAACGGCGCGGATCGACACGGGAGAGGGGCGCCCCGTCGTGCGCGTTCCCTCCGATGCGATCGTCAGCGTCGAGGACAGGATTTCGGTCTTCGTCCCGACCGATGACGGGTTCGAACCGCGCGAGGTCCGCACAGGGGACAGCGCGAGGGGCTATACCGAGATCATTTCCGGGCTCGAGGCCGACGAAGCATTCGTTGCCGAAGGCGCCTTCACCCTGAAAGCGCAGCTTGAAAAAGACGCATTCGGCGACGGCCACGCACACTAG
- a CDS encoding helix-turn-helix domain-containing protein yields the protein MAITSPRAALKRAELAGRLGCNLETIRYYEKIELLPEPARTASGHRLYSNEDQVRLRFILRARSLGFSVEDVRSLLGINDGRPSCAEVRALAEAHRGDIRKRIADLKQMDRRLGEIMAGCTGAETPDCALTDKLFEDS from the coding sequence ATGGCCATCACATCGCCGCGAGCAGCACTCAAACGGGCTGAACTGGCCGGGCGGCTCGGCTGCAATCTTGAAACGATCCGCTATTATGAAAAGATCGAATTGCTGCCCGAACCAGCCCGCACGGCAAGTGGCCACCGGCTGTATTCGAATGAAGATCAGGTACGACTGCGTTTCATATTGCGAGCCCGCAGCCTCGGCTTCTCCGTGGAAGATGTACGCTCGCTACTTGGCATCAATGATGGCAGGCCGAGCTGCGCGGAGGTCAGGGCGCTGGCAGAAGCACATCGGGGCGATATCCGTAAACGCATCGCCGATCTGAAGCAGATGGATCGACGGCTCGGCGAGATCATGGCTGGTTGCACCGGCGCTGAAACACCCGATTGCGCACTCACCGACAAACTGTTCGAAGATAGCTGA
- a CDS encoding mercuric transporter MerT family protein, translating to MAGTENSPANERRSRWLVAGGMLGAFLASSCCIVPLVLISLGVSGAWIGQLTALEPYKPLFLLVAIGFLAAGFWDVYFRKTSVCEDGSYCARLQSSVVKQVALWSGALVVLAALTIDVWAPLFY from the coding sequence ATGGCAGGTACGGAAAACAGCCCAGCAAATGAGCGTCGCTCAAGGTGGCTTGTTGCCGGTGGCATGCTGGGGGCATTCCTTGCATCATCCTGCTGCATCGTGCCGCTTGTGCTGATCAGTCTCGGTGTTTCCGGAGCGTGGATTGGCCAGTTGACGGCGCTGGAACCCTACAAGCCCCTTTTTCTTCTGGTCGCGATCGGATTTCTCGCGGCTGGGTTCTGGGATGTCTATTTTCGAAAAACCAGTGTCTGCGAGGATGGTAGCTATTGCGCCCGTTTACAGTCGTCCGTCGTCAAGCAGGTCGCCCTGTGGAGCGGCGCGCTTGTCGTGCTGGCGGCCTTGACCATCGATGTATGGGCACCGTTATTTTACTAG
- a CDS encoding TolC family protein, translating to MKILICSAITALALPVMAGTANAQGCSSVYVGATDYDQSRPLTLDAAIARAANASPEVLTAALEAKASSADAEQASRWLNPSLSVETENFAGSGSLEGFNAYETTLVVAQTLQLGDKRRLSERAARAEAALASAECSVRSLEAQKLAGELYLELRAAYDMAEVAQASADLASEFSGVVQRRVDAGASAPPELLRARAEAAALQAVADGARGQVEAKGLALASVWGSSEIDFVLSGTAEIVTDPAGGSAQPDSGVHPSLAAAKAGATARSAATDRARAGAWPDITVSAGVRRFEDTGDSAFLAGVSVPLPVFDRNQDATRAAGLRTQSAELSAQTVEARLRAEQASLAAQVRAAKSRLQRLEGEALPLAEEAYTAAAEGYRVGKFDLTATLDARRSLIKTRAAVIEARLALQTYTLRLRALIGAAPFEGEIQ from the coding sequence CGCGATCACCGCGCTCGCCCTGCCGGTCATGGCCGGTACGGCCAATGCGCAAGGGTGTAGTTCTGTCTATGTCGGCGCGACTGACTATGATCAATCCCGACCACTGACGCTCGACGCGGCTATTGCTCGCGCCGCCAATGCTTCGCCTGAAGTTCTGACGGCGGCTCTCGAGGCGAAAGCTTCATCGGCCGACGCCGAGCAGGCGAGCCGTTGGCTTAATCCATCTCTGTCTGTCGAAACCGAGAACTTTGCCGGCAGCGGATCGCTTGAAGGCTTCAATGCCTACGAGACGACCCTGGTAGTGGCGCAGACCTTACAGCTTGGCGATAAACGAAGACTTTCCGAGCGGGCCGCCAGAGCTGAAGCCGCATTGGCGAGTGCCGAATGTTCTGTACGAAGCCTAGAAGCTCAGAAACTCGCAGGGGAACTCTATCTGGAACTTCGTGCCGCTTACGACATGGCCGAGGTCGCTCAGGCCTCAGCCGATCTCGCATCCGAGTTCTCCGGCGTCGTCCAGCGCCGCGTGGACGCTGGAGCGTCGGCTCCGCCTGAGTTGCTGCGCGCGCGGGCTGAAGCAGCAGCGCTTCAGGCGGTTGCGGATGGTGCGCGGGGCCAGGTCGAAGCCAAAGGGCTAGCGCTTGCGTCCGTTTGGGGTAGTTCAGAGATCGACTTTGTCTTGTCTGGCACTGCGGAAATCGTAACAGATCCGGCGGGTGGGTCGGCTCAACCAGATTCTGGCGTTCATCCGTCACTTGCGGCGGCTAAGGCCGGAGCGACGGCTCGTAGCGCGGCGACGGACCGGGCCCGCGCCGGCGCATGGCCTGATATAACCGTATCGGCTGGTGTCCGAAGATTTGAGGACACGGGCGATAGCGCGTTTCTGGCGGGTGTCAGTGTTCCTTTGCCGGTCTTTGACCGCAATCAGGACGCAACGCGGGCGGCGGGATTACGTACCCAGAGTGCCGAGCTATCAGCACAGACTGTTGAGGCAAGGTTGCGGGCCGAGCAAGCGAGCCTCGCCGCGCAGGTGCGGGCTGCGAAGTCTCGCTTGCAGCGTCTCGAGGGCGAAGCGCTGCCGCTCGCAGAAGAAGCCTATACAGCTGCGGCAGAGGGCTACCGGGTTGGCAAGTTCGACCTGACCGCCACGCTCGATGCGCGGCGCAGTCTGATTAAAACCCGCGCCGCCGTAATCGAAGCCCGGCTGGCGCTCCAGACATACACGCTGCGGTTGCGTGCGCTGATTGGCGCCGCGCCGTTCGAAGGAGAGATCCAATGA